In one Diabrotica virgifera virgifera chromosome 7, PGI_DIABVI_V3a genomic region, the following are encoded:
- the LOC126888643 gene encoding uncharacterized protein MCAP_0864-like, with translation MNSDTSDEIKKRGREGDDGTFNESKKTARTTIDSHNQEKKLDQIIRMMQDLTEETKNLAAEVKDIKEDQREYWKELRELRDEIEKVKQANQKSQIEKDEMKKELNDTKLRLEKLEKERKANNVVIQGLQIDTNDRDILRQTIGNFMEAEMNIKVKIDEVIKLGEKTCLVKLPNHHEKETVMKNKAKLQHAKDRRVFINNDMTKEDLQVQKKIRQVGHEEANKGKCQEKQPALVDH, from the exons atgaactCAGATACATCGGATGAAATCAAAAAAAGAGGCAGAGAAGGAGACGATGGAACATTCAACGAAAGTAAAAAAACGGCTAGAACTACAATTGATAGCCATAACCAAGAAAAGAAGCTAGATCAAATAATTAGAATGATGCAAGATCTAACTGAAGAAACAAAAAATCTAGCAGCAGAAGTCAAAGATATAAAAGAAGACCAAAGGGAGTACTGGAAAGAATTAAGAGAACTCAGAGACGAAATAGAAAAGGTCAAACAGGCAAATCAAAAGTCGCAAATCGAGAAGGATGAAATGAAGAAAGAACTGAATGACACGAAGCTACGActagaaaaattagaaaaagaaaGGAAAGCCAACAACGTCGTAATACAAGGTTTGCAAATTGATACAAACGACAGGGACATACTCAGGCAGACCATAGGTAATTTCATGGAAGCAGAAATGAATATTAAGGTTAAAATTGATGAAGTaataaaattaggagaaaaaacaTGTTTAGTTAAGCTACCAAACCATCATGAGAAAGAAACGGTTATGAAAAACAAAGCGAAACTACAACATGCAAAAGACAGGAGAGTGTTCATCAACAACGATATGACCAAAGAAGATTTACAAGTAcagaaaaaaataagacaagttgGCCATGAAGAAGCAAATAAGG GAAAATGTCAAGAGAAGCAACCAGCATTAGTAGATCATTAA